In Spinacia oleracea cultivar Varoflay chromosome 5, BTI_SOV_V1, whole genome shotgun sequence, a single window of DNA contains:
- the LOC110800326 gene encoding uncharacterized protein: MAAIWDCALIMYVVGDKPSIGAVIRYIDKEWGHVGKPNVFLHDEGYFVVKFCSKRDRDKVLVARPHTFFGRPMITKPWSSDFNFQEEILRVIPVWVKFPNLPLCCWGMDSLSRIGSLVGVPLFADECTSKQLRISFARLLIEVDVTKSVTKVVQIQDSCGRTFNQKVEYEWLPPFCKECKIIGHDCSVKKGQTRYQPVTHVQLVQKKVTKVWKPKKVVNAVVSVPEPAVSEEINPSLIATTPLHQAQVSEVQDDGWRVVSRRRRESKHYDHPLGLAQVPKVVDVVEGFSIEEEGEDAEVEEGDRYPP, translated from the coding sequence ATGGCTGCTATTTGGGATTGTGCTTTGATCATGTATGTTGTTGGTGATAAACCCTCCATTGGGGCAGTAATTAGGTATATTGATAAAGAATGGGGTCATGTTGGTAAGCCTAATGTGTTTCTACATGATGAGGGCTATTTTGTGGTTAAATTCTGCTCAAAAAGGGATAGAGATAAGGTACTGGTTGCTAGACCTCACACATTCTTTGGTAGACCTATGATCACTAAGCCATGGTCATCAGATTTTAATTTCCAAGAGGAAATTCTCAGGGTAATTCCAGTTTGGGTGAAGTTCCCTAACTTGCCTCTGTGTTGTTGGGGCATGGATTCTCTCAGTAGGATTGGGAGCCTTGTTGGGGTTCCTTTATTTGCTGATGAGTGTACCTCTAAGCAGTTGAGGATTTCTTTTGCTAGACTCTTAATTGAAGTTGATGTTACTAAAAGTGTCACCAAGGTTGTTCAAATACAAGACTCTTGTGGTAGAACTTTTAATCAGAAAGTGGAGTATGAATGGCTTCCACCTTTTTGTAAGGAATGTAAAATAATTGGGCATGATTGTTCAGTTAAAAAGGGTCAAACAAGATATCAACCTGTTACTCATGTTCAACTAGTGCAGAAAAAGGTGACTAAGGTCTGGAAACCAAAGAAGGTGGTGAATGCTGTTGTTTCTGTACCTGAACCTGCTGTTTCTGAAGAGATCAATCCAAGTTTGATTGCTACTACCCCTTTGCACCAGGCACAGGTGAGTGAGGTTCAAGATGATGGATGGAGAGTAGTATCCAGGAGAAGGAGAGAGTCTAAACATTATGATCATCCTTTGGGATTGGCTCAGGTTCCAAAAGTAGTTGATGTAGTGGAGGGATTTTCTATAGAGGAGGAGGGTGAGGATGCAGAGGTTGAGGAAGGAGATAGGTATCCACCATGA